The nucleotide window ACTGCCTTGTTCCTTAATGACTTCCGTCCTGTCgcactcacccccatcattgccaagtaCTTTGAGAGGCTGGTTgcatcccacttaaaatcctTTCTTCCTGCTACAGtagacccattccaatttgcctatcACCACAATTGGTTAACAGAGGACGCCATCTCTACAGCACATCACTCTGCTCTTACCCACCTGGACAGTAAAAATATGCATGTGAGATtgctgttcattgatttcagttctgcatttaacaCTGTAATCCCCTCCAAGTtgatctccaagctcagccagCATGGAATCAGCACATGcgtctgcaactggattctagattttcttacttacagacctcagtctgttaagttaaATGTCCTCtctcctccatcatcaccctgTGTGCCACAGGGCTGCTTACTGACCCCTCTTCTGTTCTCCATATCTACCCATTACTGTGTTgctgtttatggctccaacaccataatcaaatttgcagatgacaccacagtggTAGATCTGATCAAGGATGATGATGAGCCAGCCTACAGGGATGAagtgcagcacctggctgtgtggcatgccaccaacaacctggaactaaacaTTGTGGACTTTAGGTGGACTaggagacatgcacacacacccatctacatcaagggagctgtagtggagcatgtcgagtttcaagttccttggcatccacatatctgatgacctcacctggtccctaaacacctccaccctaGTCATAAAGGTGCAGCAGTGCCTTTACTTCTTACAGAGCCTTAAGAAAGTCCCAGTATCCTTTttgaattctaccgctgtactattaagagcatactcacaaactgcatctcagtgtggtacagcaattgctccgcatctgacACCAAAGCATTCCAgtgggtggtgaaaactgctcaacggatcatGGGCACCAAGTTAACTTCCACTGAGAACATTTAATAACAAGCACTGCCTGGGCAGGGCAAGGAACATCAACAAGAATGCCTCTCATACTAACCATGGGCTTTTCACACTCATTCCATCTGGCAGgtgttacaggagcctacgcacTAGTAGGTTCatgaagagcttcttccccgacgCTGTGACTCTTCTGAACACCACACCACCAACCTAACCTGCACCTGATTTCTTGCTGCACTGGTCACAGTTCTTTACACATATGTATTTGCACTACTCATagtttgcacagactgcacattgtTCAAGCTATTACACTGTAACTGTCTAACATTGCTACCatacaaagcacagtaaactatttctataaaaatattattgcactactgatattttgcatagaatacattaaCAATACTATTTTACACTCaagcaactgtatttattaccactatcttctatttatattctgtacatgctctacttaatattgtatatagcaactctaCTGTACATTAtgtaaatcatagcttcacttactctagACTAATATGTATGTacaacactatattcttgcacttctggttagatgctaactgcatttcattagctgtGTACttgtgacaataaagttgaatctaatctaatctaaaaacagGTGGGAGAACAGGGAAGCAGAAAAACAAGGTCTACAAACGTGAAAGCAGAACTTTTTATGCACAGATCACTGACTAGAGGCAAAGTTCAGTCACTCTGGGTTCAATATCTTACATTGCTGATGGAGCAGATCTCAGTAACAGTTTGTTCATCTCCACTCCTCATTACTTTGACAATTTCAATCAGtaagtgaataaataattttcatgACACATAAATGGTTACCACATAATAGAAATGTTAAggtcattattttcattaaaaccatATTTAAAGTCAAATGAACCCATATTTTCACTAGACGATCTAGTCCTTGATACAACAGAACTTCACTGCAACAAAAATGATCCACTGTGCATTGAACAGTTGTAATGCTGTATTGTAACCAGAAAGTACTTTGACTTTCTGCTTAATATCTATTTTTCTTACTTCAGTATTTCGAGgtgacagtttggactcttcagtccatcagagagtagcttcactcctgaatcctgcaggtcattgtaACTCAGATCTAACTCTCTCAGTGAGGAGTTTGATGATTGTAGAGATGAAGACAAACTTTCACAGCACTGATCAGTGAGATTGCAGCCAGAAAGTCTGTAACACAGGATTAAATTTATGAAACTGACTGACAGTCAGCTGAATAATGTTAGTTTGATCAACACACAAGAATGACAGTcattgtttttgtaaataatatgcaataaaatgcaatagTTGATTATTCAAGTTCTGATCATTTATCTACTCAATTAAATACAGTATGTCCTTTGCTACATTCACACTACTCGTGTTTTTTGGATTCATGACTTAGATTTGAATTTACTTAATTGGGGTGCTCACAtgattacaaataattattactGGTTTACTATTTAATTTTAAGGGACTCATCTTTGATAATTTCAGTCTGATCTCAATAGACTGTTCAGCAGAATAGTGAGAAACTATAGTGAAAACTGCCTGTTTGATTGTAAAGGTCAGTGAAATGGCagactttttgtcataatttcaagTTTTCTTAACAGTTTTTGACTAAACCTCTGCACTGGGCTTGTGACCGTCTGAGTCTGAGAAGTTGCACACATTGTTTGGAGGGAGTCAGAAGGGACTAAACACATTAAAGACTTTTATTCTCTTCAATCAGCTTCTGATTTCACTTTAAATTGTGTTACTGCGTCTCAACAGAACAAACACATTCAGAGTTTCACTCAGTGATTACTCACAGAGCCTTTCTGCAGTTCATCACAGCTGGTATCAGCCTCCTTCTCCCctcatctgatgtgttgtatttcttcAGATCAAACTCATCCAGCATCTCCTCTGATATCTGAAGCATGTATGCAATTGTTGAGCAATGACTAGGAGAGATCTGATTCACTGATTGATTCTCTGATTTCACAAAGTCCTGAATCTCTCTGTAGAGAGTCTGATCCTTCAATTCCAGCAGACAAAGGAACAGATTGATGCATCTGTCAGCTGAGAGATGATCATCACCCttgattttttctttaatgtacTGTGTGATTATCTTGATGGTCTCTGAGCTGTTCACTGTCTGTGTTAGTAGATCCTTTAAGAGTCTTTGACTGGGCTTCAGTGAGATgcccagcaggaaccgcaggaaaagatccaggtgtccattttCACTCTGTAAAGATTTATCAACTGCTTCTTTTAGTAAATCATACAGATAGATACTCCACCTATAACCTTCATTCATAAACAACTTCAGTGATTCTTTATTCTTGGGTTCATAGGAGTAAAACAGATGTAAAGCAGCGAGAAACTCCTGAAagctcagatgaatgaagctgtagactttcctctgatgaatcacagattcctgcttaaagatctcagtgcaaatcccagaatacactgaggcGTCAGTGatgtctatgctgctctcagtcAGGTCCTCCTtatagaacatcacattgcccttcatcagctgtttgaaagccacttcagcaagtttcatAATCACTTCTCTGTTGGACTTCAGGAGATTTTTGGGGCTTTTTTCATCATACTTCTGACTCTTCATGTTGATCTGAGTCAGCAGGAAGTGGAtatacatttcagtcagagtttgagggatttctgcactgtcatcttcttccaggagcttctgaagcacagtggatgagatccagcagaagacggggatgtggcacatgatgtggaggcttcttgattttctgatgtgtgagatgatacTACTGGCTTGATgttcatcactgattctcttcctgaaatattcttCCTTCTGAGGGTCACtgaatccctgaatttctgtCACACGGTTGATGTAtttggaggggatctgattggctgctgctggtctggaggtgatccagatgagagcagagggaagcagctctcctcTGATGAGGTTTGACATTAACAAACCCACTGATGAAAACTCATTCACATCACTAACTTTCTgagcgtctgaaaacatcagtgtgattctgctttcatccagaccatcaaaaaTGAACACAACGTTACACTCCTCATAAATAtgtgagtccagatcttgaagttcaggatgaaagtccagcagaagtctgtgaagactgtactgatgatctcggatcaagttcagctctcgaaatggaagcacaaacatgaaatctaaatCCTGATTGGCGtttccctcggcccagtccagaatAAACTTTTGCACAGATATggtttttccaattccagcgatgcctttagtaagaacagtcttgattGGGTTTTTGTCATATTTAGGTTGATGTAAGggtttaaagatgtcattgcagtagaCTGGAGTGTCTtgtgttctggctgttttctccatctgtaaaacctcatgttcttcattcactccttctctctctccctctatgatgtaCAGCTCTGTGTAGATCCTGTTCAGGAGGGTTTGATTCTCTTCTAGTCTGATTCCCTCAAATAAGCTTTCATACGTGTGCTTCATACTGGTTTTGTGCTGCTCTTTGACTCTCTGTCTGATGAGCATCTGAAAGTCAGAGTCAGTGCAGGTCAGACGGGGCATTACTGATCTGATCACATCTTCTCTCTTCACTCTGCAGAAACAGAGATGAACAGAAACACAGTgaaaaagcaagagagaaaagcaggaaagaaaatcataaaaattctATAGCACACAAAACTCTAAGCTCTAATTTGACACAACactacattcacaaaaaaaaaaaaaacacacacacacacaaaaaatcaaTTTGGTAGTCGACATCACGcatatttactgtttttgctgtacatatttttttaaatgaagcttacaactaaaatttatttaaataatttgcagcctttattaatgaaaaatattgcaCCATATACTTGTTTTAGATGATCATGAAcagatgttttgttgttttatctcagatttttaatattgtaaagctgAAAGTGGATTATTGATTTTCTCACATCACAGATGTGTCAGGGGTCACTGCTCCATCACTGAGATCAGGAGGATTGCTCATGGATCTttcactcttcatagacacacagctgga belongs to Carassius auratus strain Wakin unplaced genomic scaffold, ASM336829v1 scaf_tig00216863, whole genome shotgun sequence and includes:
- the LOC113099101 gene encoding NACHT, LRR and PYD domains-containing protein 3-like — translated: MSLCEKREDEEDVHLHKAESPESSCVSMKSERSMSNPPDLSDGAVTPDTSVIVKREDVIRSVMPRLTCTDSDFQMLIRQRVKEQHKTSMKHTYESLFEGIRLEENQTLLNRIYTELYIIEGEREGVNEEHEVLQMEKTARTQDTPVYCNDIFKPLHQPKYDKNPIKTVLTKGIAGIGKTISVQKFILDWAEGNANQDLDFMFVLPFRELNLIRDHQYSLHRLLLDFHPELQDLDSHIYEECNVVFIFDGLDESRITLMFSDAQKVSDVNEFSSVGLLMSNLIRGELLPSALIWITSRPAAANQIPSKYINRVTEIQGFSDPQKEEYFRKRISDEHQASSIISHIRKSRSLHIMCHIPVFCWISSTVLQKLLEEDDSAEIPQTLTEMYIHFLLTQINMKSQKYDEKSPKNLLKSNREVIMKLAEVAFKQLMKGNVMFYKEDLTESSIDITDASVYSGICTEIFKQESVIHQRKVYSFIHLSFQEFLAALHLFYSYEPKNKESLKLFMNEGYRWSIYLYDLLKEAVDKSLQSENGHLDLFLRFLLGISLKPSQRLLKDLLTQTVNSSETIKIITQYIKEKIKGDDHLSADRCINLFLCLLELKDQTLYREIQDFVKSENQSVNQISPSHCSTIAYMLQISEEMLDEFDLKKYNTSDEGRRRLIPAVMNCRKALLSGCNLTDQCCESLSSSLQSSNSSLRELDLSYNDLQDSGVKLLSDGLKSPNCHLEILKLSGCMVTEEGCCFLASALSSNPSHLRELDLSYNHPGQSFVKLLSDPNYRLEKLNLDHGGEFRIRAGPQKYGCDLTLDLNTANPHLALSERNRKVTGVKEKEPYPDHPERFDVCRQVLCRESLSGRCYWEVEWSGLGLNISVTYKGISRKGDGDDCWLGFNEKSWRLDCINNRFTALHKKKNTDISAPSFSNRVGVYLDWSNGVLSFYSVSDTHTLTHLHTFTSTFAEPLYAGFGVYFESSVSLL